In Caldalkalibacillus uzonensis, a genomic segment contains:
- a CDS encoding NADPH-dependent FMN reductase produces MKLLGISGTILGSKTAVLVKQVLDEVEKLRANVQIEFLDLKNYELQFCDGRPTSHYNDDTQEVIKKVSEADLYLIGSPIFNGSIPAPLKNVFDLVSPEVFRHKVMGFVANGGTYQHYLVIENQLKPIAGYLRCYVAPSYVYAHSQHFNTNNEIIDTDLLNRIQKLATELIIMHRGIEKTKRKGGIK; encoded by the coding sequence ATGAAACTGCTCGGGATATCTGGCACTATTTTAGGTTCTAAAACGGCGGTTCTTGTCAAACAGGTACTTGATGAAGTAGAGAAGCTCCGCGCTAATGTACAGATAGAGTTTTTAGATTTAAAAAATTATGAATTGCAGTTTTGTGATGGTAGGCCCACCTCCCACTATAATGACGATACGCAAGAAGTGATCAAAAAAGTCTCTGAAGCCGATCTGTATTTGATAGGAAGTCCCATTTTCAATGGTTCCATACCCGCTCCTTTAAAAAATGTGTTTGACTTAGTCTCACCAGAAGTTTTTCGTCATAAGGTGATGGGGTTTGTCGCTAATGGAGGAACTTATCAACATTACTTGGTAATTGAGAACCAACTAAAGCCCATCGCAGGATATTTACGTTGCTACGTGGCACCCAGTTACGTTTATGCCCACTCGCAGCATTTTAATACAAATAATGAGATTATCGACACAGATCTTCTCAACCGTATTCAAAAGTTGGCTACCGAGCTGATTATTATGCACAGAGGAATAGAAAAGACCAAACGTAAGGGAGGAATAAAATAA
- the fahA gene encoding fumarylacetoacetase, with the protein MLRSFIDVDPDSHFPIQNLPYGVFCRSDKSSPRIGVAIGDYVLDLAVVDEAGCFKTTPVAGKGVFNRPSLNAFIGLGHTAWQEVRSTIQKLLSADEATLRDNERLRAEALIPQKEIKLLMPVEIGDYTDFYASKEHASNVGTMFRGKENALMDNWLHLPVGYHGRASSVVLSGTEIRRPVGQSKPPHASQPIFGPSQQLDFELEIGWFVGPGNKLGEPITIAQAEQQIFGLVLVNDWSARDIQAWEYRPLGPFLSKSFATSISPWVVPLAALEPFRVDGPTQDPEPLPYLQQQNKGAFDIHLEAHLQGEGMSEAQRICTTNFRYMYWSMAQQTVHHTVAGCNLRSGDLLASGTISGPEKNSRGCLLELTWRGDDPIDLGSGQQRVWLEDGDQLTITGWCQGDGYRVGFGEVTGRILPPLVSDENI; encoded by the coding sequence ATGTTACGTTCATTTATCGACGTCGATCCAGACTCGCACTTTCCCATCCAGAATCTGCCTTATGGCGTGTTTTGTCGTAGCGATAAAAGTTCTCCCAGGATCGGAGTAGCCATTGGAGATTATGTGTTAGACCTAGCTGTAGTGGATGAGGCGGGTTGCTTTAAAACCACTCCAGTAGCTGGGAAAGGGGTATTTAATCGGCCTTCCCTCAATGCATTTATCGGTCTGGGGCATACTGCCTGGCAAGAGGTGCGGTCCACCATACAAAAGTTGCTTAGTGCGGATGAGGCCACATTAAGAGATAATGAACGTCTTCGCGCTGAAGCATTGATCCCCCAAAAAGAGATTAAACTCCTGATGCCGGTGGAGATCGGTGACTACACAGATTTTTATGCCTCCAAAGAGCATGCTTCCAATGTGGGGACCATGTTTCGGGGTAAAGAGAACGCTTTAATGGACAACTGGTTACATCTGCCGGTGGGATATCATGGACGAGCCAGTTCCGTGGTGTTGAGTGGAACAGAAATACGTCGGCCCGTAGGGCAGTCAAAACCCCCTCACGCGAGTCAACCCATCTTCGGTCCGTCACAGCAACTTGATTTTGAATTAGAGATCGGCTGGTTTGTCGGACCGGGAAATAAGTTGGGGGAACCGATCACAATAGCACAGGCAGAGCAACAGATATTCGGACTGGTTTTGGTCAATGACTGGAGTGCCAGAGATATCCAAGCCTGGGAATACCGCCCCTTAGGTCCGTTTCTATCTAAAAGCTTTGCTACATCCATCTCGCCTTGGGTTGTCCCTTTAGCAGCATTAGAACCATTTCGAGTTGACGGACCTACACAAGATCCCGAACCTTTGCCTTATCTTCAACAGCAGAACAAAGGGGCCTTTGACATCCATTTGGAGGCCCATTTACAAGGGGAAGGGATGAGCGAGGCACAACGTATCTGTACCACAAACTTCCGCTATATGTATTGGAGTATGGCCCAGCAGACGGTTCACCATACGGTGGCCGGGTGTAATCTACGCAGCGGTGATCTGTTGGCTTCCGGGACGATCAGCGGTCCTGAAAAAAATTCGCGAGGATGTTTACTGGAGTTGACATGGCGTGGGGACGACCCCATTGATTTAGGATCGGGACAACAGCGAGTCTGGTTGGAAGATGGTGATCAACTGACCATTACCGGCTGGTGTCAGGGGGATGGATACCGCGTCGGATTTGGCGAAGTGACAGGTCGTATCCTTCCGCCGCTCGTGTCAGACGAAAACATTTAG